The following are from one region of the Camarhynchus parvulus chromosome 3, STF_HiC, whole genome shotgun sequence genome:
- the PPP2R5D gene encoding serine/threonine-protein phosphatase 2A 56 kDa regulatory subunit delta isoform isoform X2, which translates to MLPVGEESPKSTKSTTKPGSSSSSSSSSSGKDGGAENSEEAQQPQQQPQQAQQQPQQQPTSNKRPSNSAPPPTQLNKIKYSGGPQIVKKERRHSSSRFNLSKNRELQKLPALKDAPPHEREELFIQKLRQCCVLFDFISDPLSDLKFKEVKRAGLNEMVEYITHNRDVVTEAIYPEAVIMFSVNLFRTLPPSSNPTGAEFDPEEDEPTLEAAWPHLQLVYEFFLRFLESPDFQPNVAKKYIDQKFVLSLLDLFDSEDPRERDFLKTILHRIYGKFLGLRAYVRRQINNIFYRFIYETEHHNGIAELLEILGSIINGFALPLKEEHKMFLIRVLLPLHKVKSLSVYHPQLAYCVVQFLEKDSSLTEPVIVGLLKFWPKTHSPKEVMFLNELEEILDVIEPSEFVKVMEPLFRQLAKCVSSPHFQVAERALYYWNNEYIMSLISDNAAKILPIMFPALYKNSKSHWNKTIHGLIYNALKLFMEMNQKLFDDCTQQYKAEKQKGRFRMKEREEMWQKIEELARLNPQYPMYYAPLPLPSVCCMETETPTAEDIQLLKKTVETEAVQMLKDIKKDKVLLRRKSELPQDVYTIKALEAHKRAEEFLTSSQEAL; encoded by the exons ATGCTCCCGGTGGGGGAG GAGTCTCCAAAGTCTACCAAAAGCACCACaaagcctggcagcagcagcagcagcagcagcagcagtagcgGGAAGGATGGTGGGGCAGAGAATTCAGAAGAG gcccagcagcctcagcagcagcctcagcaggcacagcagcagccacagcagcagccaaccTCAAACAAGCGGCCCAGCAATAGCGCTCCCCCCCCAACCCAGCTGAACAAAATCAAGTACTCAGGGGGACCCCAGATTGTGAAGAAGGAGCGCCGGCACAGCTCTTCCCGTTTCAATCTGAGCAAAAACCGGGAGCTGCAAAAACTCCCAGCCCTCAAAG ATGCTCCTCCCCACGAACGAGAAGAGCTTTTCATCCAGAAGCTGCGGCAGTGCTGCGTTCTTTTTGACTTCATCTCTGACCCCCTCAGTGACCTGAAGTTCAAGGAGGTGAAGCGAGCAGGTCTCAATGAGATGGTGGAGTACATCACACACAACCGGGATGTTGTCACCGAGGCCATCTACCCTGAAGCTGTCATCATG TTTTCAGTGAACCTCTTCCGGACACTCCCACCATCGTCCAATCCCACAGGAGCAGAATTTGACCCTGAAGAAGATGAGCCTACATTAGAGGCTGCCTGGCCACACCTTCAG CTGGTGTACGAGTTCTTCCTCAGGTTCCTGGAGTCACCTGACTTTCAACCAAATGTAGCCAAGAAATACATTGATCAGAAGTTTGTGCTATCT ctgctggatcTGTTTGACAGTGAAGACCCCAGAGAACGAGACTTCCTAAAAACTATTCTGCACAGGATCTATGGGAAGTTCCTGGGTCTGAGAGCATATGTGAGGAGGCAGATCAATAATATATTTTACAG GTTCATCTATGAAACAGAACACCACAATGGGATTGCAGAGCTACTGGAGATCCTGGGAAG CATAATCAATGGGTTTGCTTTGCCTCTGAAGGAAGAGCACAAGATGTTCCTCATCAGAGTCTTGTTACCACTGCACAAAGTGAAGTCTCTCAGTGTGTACCATCCACAG ctggcatACTGTGTTGTACAGTTCTTGGAGAAAGACAGCAGCTTGACAGAGCCA GTGATTGTGGGCTTGCTGAAGTTCTGGCCAAAAACTCACAGTCCCAAAGAGGTGATGTTCTTAAATGAGCTGGAGGAGATCCTGGACGTGATTGAGCCATCTGAGTTTGTGAAAGTTATGGAGCCCTTGTTCAGGCAGTTGGCCAAATGTGTCTCCAGCCCACACTTCCAG GTGGCAGAGCGAGCGCTGTACTACTGGAACAATGAATATATCATGAGCCTGATCAGCGATAATGCAGCCAAAATCCTCCCAATCATGTTTCCAGCACTCTACAAGAACTCCAAGAGTCACTGGAACAA GACAATTCATGGGCTGATCTACAATGCACTGAAGCTCTTCATGGAGATGAACCAAAAGCTTTTTGATGACTGCACACAGCAATACAaggcagagaagcagaa GGGAAGGTTCAGGATGAAGGAACGAGAAGAAATGTGGCAGAAAATAGAGGAGTTGGCTCGACTGAACCCCCAG TACCCCATGTATTATGCACCTCTACCCTTGCCTTCTGTGTGCTGTATGGAGACGGAGACCCCGACTGCAGAGGACATACAGCTCCTGAAGAAAACGGTGGAGACAGAGGCTGTGCAG ATGCTGAAAGACATTAAGAAGGACAAAGTTTTGCTGCGCCGGAAGTCTGAGCTTCCACAGGACGTCTACACTATAAAAGCCTTGGAAGCCCACAAGAGAGCAGAAGAGTTTCTCACCTCAAGCCAGGAGGCTCTCTGA
- the PPP2R5D gene encoding serine/threonine-protein phosphatase 2A 56 kDa regulatory subunit delta isoform isoform X1: protein MPYKLKKEKESPKSTKSTTKPGSSSSSSSSSSGKDGGAENSEEAQQPQQQPQQAQQQPQQQPTSNKRPSNSAPPPTQLNKIKYSGGPQIVKKERRHSSSRFNLSKNRELQKLPALKDAPPHEREELFIQKLRQCCVLFDFISDPLSDLKFKEVKRAGLNEMVEYITHNRDVVTEAIYPEAVIMFSVNLFRTLPPSSNPTGAEFDPEEDEPTLEAAWPHLQLVYEFFLRFLESPDFQPNVAKKYIDQKFVLSLLDLFDSEDPRERDFLKTILHRIYGKFLGLRAYVRRQINNIFYRFIYETEHHNGIAELLEILGSIINGFALPLKEEHKMFLIRVLLPLHKVKSLSVYHPQLAYCVVQFLEKDSSLTEPVIVGLLKFWPKTHSPKEVMFLNELEEILDVIEPSEFVKVMEPLFRQLAKCVSSPHFQVAERALYYWNNEYIMSLISDNAAKILPIMFPALYKNSKSHWNKTIHGLIYNALKLFMEMNQKLFDDCTQQYKAEKQKGRFRMKEREEMWQKIEELARLNPQYPMYYAPLPLPSVCCMETETPTAEDIQLLKKTVETEAVQMLKDIKKDKVLLRRKSELPQDVYTIKALEAHKRAEEFLTSSQEAL from the exons ATGCCCTACAAGCTGAAGAAGGAGAAG GAGTCTCCAAAGTCTACCAAAAGCACCACaaagcctggcagcagcagcagcagcagcagcagcagtagcgGGAAGGATGGTGGGGCAGAGAATTCAGAAGAG gcccagcagcctcagcagcagcctcagcaggcacagcagcagccacagcagcagccaaccTCAAACAAGCGGCCCAGCAATAGCGCTCCCCCCCCAACCCAGCTGAACAAAATCAAGTACTCAGGGGGACCCCAGATTGTGAAGAAGGAGCGCCGGCACAGCTCTTCCCGTTTCAATCTGAGCAAAAACCGGGAGCTGCAAAAACTCCCAGCCCTCAAAG ATGCTCCTCCCCACGAACGAGAAGAGCTTTTCATCCAGAAGCTGCGGCAGTGCTGCGTTCTTTTTGACTTCATCTCTGACCCCCTCAGTGACCTGAAGTTCAAGGAGGTGAAGCGAGCAGGTCTCAATGAGATGGTGGAGTACATCACACACAACCGGGATGTTGTCACCGAGGCCATCTACCCTGAAGCTGTCATCATG TTTTCAGTGAACCTCTTCCGGACACTCCCACCATCGTCCAATCCCACAGGAGCAGAATTTGACCCTGAAGAAGATGAGCCTACATTAGAGGCTGCCTGGCCACACCTTCAG CTGGTGTACGAGTTCTTCCTCAGGTTCCTGGAGTCACCTGACTTTCAACCAAATGTAGCCAAGAAATACATTGATCAGAAGTTTGTGCTATCT ctgctggatcTGTTTGACAGTGAAGACCCCAGAGAACGAGACTTCCTAAAAACTATTCTGCACAGGATCTATGGGAAGTTCCTGGGTCTGAGAGCATATGTGAGGAGGCAGATCAATAATATATTTTACAG GTTCATCTATGAAACAGAACACCACAATGGGATTGCAGAGCTACTGGAGATCCTGGGAAG CATAATCAATGGGTTTGCTTTGCCTCTGAAGGAAGAGCACAAGATGTTCCTCATCAGAGTCTTGTTACCACTGCACAAAGTGAAGTCTCTCAGTGTGTACCATCCACAG ctggcatACTGTGTTGTACAGTTCTTGGAGAAAGACAGCAGCTTGACAGAGCCA GTGATTGTGGGCTTGCTGAAGTTCTGGCCAAAAACTCACAGTCCCAAAGAGGTGATGTTCTTAAATGAGCTGGAGGAGATCCTGGACGTGATTGAGCCATCTGAGTTTGTGAAAGTTATGGAGCCCTTGTTCAGGCAGTTGGCCAAATGTGTCTCCAGCCCACACTTCCAG GTGGCAGAGCGAGCGCTGTACTACTGGAACAATGAATATATCATGAGCCTGATCAGCGATAATGCAGCCAAAATCCTCCCAATCATGTTTCCAGCACTCTACAAGAACTCCAAGAGTCACTGGAACAA GACAATTCATGGGCTGATCTACAATGCACTGAAGCTCTTCATGGAGATGAACCAAAAGCTTTTTGATGACTGCACACAGCAATACAaggcagagaagcagaa GGGAAGGTTCAGGATGAAGGAACGAGAAGAAATGTGGCAGAAAATAGAGGAGTTGGCTCGACTGAACCCCCAG TACCCCATGTATTATGCACCTCTACCCTTGCCTTCTGTGTGCTGTATGGAGACGGAGACCCCGACTGCAGAGGACATACAGCTCCTGAAGAAAACGGTGGAGACAGAGGCTGTGCAG ATGCTGAAAGACATTAAGAAGGACAAAGTTTTGCTGCGCCGGAAGTCTGAGCTTCCACAGGACGTCTACACTATAAAAGCCTTGGAAGCCCACAAGAGAGCAGAAGAGTTTCTCACCTCAAGCCAGGAGGCTCTCTGA
- the MEA1 gene encoding male-enhanced antigen 1 codes for MAVVPSMGPERVCPREPGPPEGPDGAAGWSGDEEEEEEEEEEGGGYLYQPLSQEPEQGLGDAGPGLQERLQMLRLHLPDPPVDSEEENEEEAAGGAAAQSSHSSIPMDAEHVELVKRTMASVKLPTLGIPAWANQISEEQWKDVVQRTLQARQSLGGPRPQWN; via the exons ATGGCGGTGGTTCCGAGCATGGGCCCCGAGCGCGTCTGTCCCCGGGAGCCCGGGCCGCCGGAGGGCCCTGACGGCGCGGCCGGGTGGAGCGGcgatgaggaggaggaggaggaggaagaggaggagggtggCGGGTACTTGTATCAGCCGCTGAGCCAGGAACCGGAGCAGGGCCTCGGCGACGCGGGCCCCGGCCTGCAGGAGCGGCTGCAG ATGCTGAGGCTGCACCTGCCCGACCCGCCGGTGGACAGCGAGGAGGAGAATGAGGAGGAGGCAGCGGGAGGCGCCGCggctcagagcagccacagctccatccccatGGATGCAG AGCATGTGGAGCTGGTGAAGAGAACGATGGCCAGCGTGAAGctgcccaccctgggcatccctgccTGGGCCAACCAGATCTCGGAGGAGCAGTGGAAGGACGTGGTGCAGCGCACGCTGCAGGCCCGGCAGAGCCTCGGCGGCCCCCGGCCTCAGTGGAACTGA